A single genomic interval of Bos indicus isolate NIAB-ARS_2022 breed Sahiwal x Tharparkar chromosome 5, NIAB-ARS_B.indTharparkar_mat_pri_1.0, whole genome shotgun sequence harbors:
- the LOC109558812 gene encoding taste receptor type 2 member 31-like — protein sequence MITLLSTIFSILGIIQFVLGNFANGFIALVNCIDWVKRQKISSTDVVVTAMAVSRIVLFCVMLIHWYYILLHPALYSLKVRTIFHVAWTISNHYSTWLATSLSIFYLLKIVNFSSLTFLHLKWRVKSVVLMMLLGTSFILVLQVVVISVSGTMQRSEFEGNFTQKTKLRDILWLSHVTLLILGNLTPFTMFLISFLLPIFSLCKHLRKMQLNGKGFQDPCTKVHIKAMQTVISFLLLFAFYFLVLIISIWRPKKLHEEPFLLLFPTVKVIYPSVHSFILIWGNRKLTQAFLLFLWQLGCWLKERK from the coding sequence atGATAACTCTACTATCAACCATTTTTTCCATCCTAGGAATAATACAATTTGTTCTGGGAAATTTTGCCAATGGCTTCATAGCCCTGGTGAACTGCATTGACTGGGTCAAGAGACAAAAGATCTCCTCAACTGATGTGGTTGTCACTGCTATGGCAGTCTCCAGAATTGTTTTGTTCTGTGTAATGTTAATACATTGGTATTATattttgcttcatccagctttATATAGTTTAAAAGTAAGAACTATTTTTCATGTTGCCTGGACAATAAGCAATCATTATAGCACCTGGCTTGCTACTAGCCtcagtatattttatttgttgaagatAGTCAATTTCTCCAGCCTAACTTTTCTTCACCTGAAGTGGAGAGTTAAAAGTGTAGTTCTCATGATGCTTCTGGGAACTTCATTCATTTTGGTTTTACAAGTTGTAGTTATAAGCGTAAGTGGGACTATGCAGAGAAGTGAATTTGAAGGAAACTTCACACAGAAGACCAAACTGAGGGATATTTTATGGCTTTCACATGTGACCCTGCTCATTCTAGGAAACCTCACACCCTTTACTatgttcttaatatcttttctGCTACCAATCTTTTCCCTGTGTAAACATCTCAGGAAGATGCAGCTCAATGGCAAAGGATTCCAAGATCCCTGTACGAAGGTCCACATAAAAGCCATGCAAACTGTCATCTCCTTTCTCTTGCTATTTGCCTTTTACTTTCTGGTTCTAATCATATCAATCTGGAGGCCTAAAAAACTGCATGAGGAAccatttctcttgcttttcccaacAGTCAAAGTCATCTATCCTTCAGTCCACTCATTTATCCTGATTTGGGGAAACAGAAAGTTAACACAGGCCTTTCTGTTGTTTCTGTGGCAGCTGGGGTGCTGGCTGAAAGAGAGGAAATAG